The sequence acaaatactatgatgagttaattttttaatgtaattggACAAAATATCCTTTGGTCTTCTAAAATACTTAGATTGTGCTTATATTATTTGGTTTAGTAAACCATGGTTGTAATACCATATgatttacattaatattttatttcatagtaTATAACTGCCTTATCATCAGATGTATTCTGAACATATACAATTTGttcaatgtattaaaaaaatacaggccAGGTACTTATAATCTAACATTACTCAGGTTACAAAGTCAAGCCTTTATGACTATTGATTAGCAGTCCTGTCCCCCAACCCCTGTTCTTGTGCACTAATACATAAACATTAATTAGACTATcagatactgctttttttcccctcagggtCTCTGGGTCCATCAGTGCATATGATGGACAAAGCTTACCTAATGAACATCTACTTGCTGTTTACTCCGGCTGTTCGTGCCTTTCACTGCATGCTTTTTGAACCCTGCTGTTAAGACAGGCTCATTAACTTGTGGGCTTTTTCTGTCATGGTTATTGTTACAGCAACAAACATGAATTAGCATCTCTGCAATACCTGTAAAGAGAGGGCATGAATTGCATTCAGTGGGAGTCAAGgtgcaaaaaaatgaagtaaaaattactttaatttggGGAAGAATGCAACTTGAGATGCCCAGGTCCTGAATTTTGGGATGATTTAGGATTATCTATGTGTTGTATTATATTACCTTGTGTCTGAAGTACCTCTTCCAGTATATTCTCTTGCAGCTGTGAGCACTGAGCAGGTTTGTGGATCAGGTCTCAGGATATTATTTTGGCCACCAGAATGTAATCCTCTCTGAGAAATCTAGATTAAGTCAATTGCCTTGAAACTCTATGGGATTGGTTGAGAGAAAATCCAGTTCTTTGGGCTGCACTGCCTTAAGCAGAGAAACTATTAGTCCTGTGTTCTTTCACTAAACACTTTTCAGCTCTTTTAATTACAGAGGTTAAGGTCTTGACagacaacagattttttttttttttttttaatggcacagTCCTGATTCCAGTTTATTTGTAGAAGAGGATCCACTGTATCCTGGAGCAGACACAGGAAAAACTGTATCCACTTCTTTTGTATGCAAGGAGGAGGTGAATTCAAGTCATACTGACAACTTTAATTTTGCCCTGTCTTAATGATGGCCTTGGTAATGTTCTCTCAATGTAGTCACCTGTTTGCGTGCATGTagtttttcctaaaaaaaaaaaagaagaaaaactttttttttctttaaaaaaaataataaatcaaggTGAACTAATATGGTGACACCAAAAGCAGGTAGATGTCCTTTATGAAGAACTGCAAAGGATTAGACCACATGAAGACAGTTCTGTTCCTCACTCCCAATCCTGTCCCTTTGCCTGAGTTCAGCATCCAACCTGACTTCCTGGCCTGCTCTTATTCTCACCCTCACATTTTACTGCTTCCCTATTATAGTCTCCATCTGCTTCCACTGTGTCAGCACAGTTCATAGAAATTGCTATCAGCCAGTATCAAAGTTCATAGGAATTGTTGTCAGACAGTGTCTAACTATGGCCCTGTTTGTTCCATTCCCTGCAGTCTGTTCCAGTCccttttataatttcttttctcttatccTCACAGTCCAGTTCTCCACTaggtttcctttttaattttcaaggtCTAGCCCTGCTACATACTGGCTGGCTTCTGGATGGTGATACCAGAAGAGCAATGCCCCTTCTAGTTCCCTCTCCTATTCCCAGCCCTCCTCTTATCTTCCTGCAAGTTCCAGTTCCTACGGCATTGTGTCTCTCCTTGGCATTTCCCTGAACAACTTCCACTTTTAATCCTTTTGCCATGCCCTGTTTTATAAGAAATTTCTAATCCTGTCTCTTTGCTGGGCCAATTTGTTTTCCATAACACATGGGAGGACAGAGTGACCCCTCTTCCTCTCAtcctgtttttctgtctctgtacGTGCTTGTCTATAGTCTTAGTTTCCTTTGGTAGCAAAATTCCTCTGCTCCGTTTTCTTCCAGTCTCCTTTCTGACAAGCCATTTCCAATCTCATTGGTTTCCCTTATTGACTCTCAGTCTCCGTGTGAGAAGCCCAGCTACCTTGACTCCATCCCAAGCTTTTGATTTGACTGTTCAActttcactttttcttattAACATTACTCTCCCTCATAGCTGGTGGGGTTTTTGAAAGCAGCCAGACACAGACCTCCCAGCAAAATGGCTTGCATAATACTGCTGAGTGCCCCATTTTCAGATGTTCCTTTCCTTTGTGATCTGCTTCGGCTGCTTTTGTCTGAATTAAACATCTTCTACACAGAGGAGCACCATGGGATCGCCAAGAGGATGGAGGGACAAACTGTCTTCTCAGTTCTGTTGCTTGACCCTACTCTAGCAGTTACTGAAGTAGCTATTGCagaggaaaagacatttttgaagCTTGGCTTGAAGCATGCTGTGGTCCTCAAGGTCCACCATACCTCTGAGCCTTTGAGTTGCTCAGGCTGAAACTAGCAGGGACTGTCCTGCTATGCTTGACACTGGCTCAATTCAGCCCTTGTGaaatttaactttctttttctactcAGGATTTTATCTGGACAAAACTGACACAGTGTGACTGCCTTTCGTTGTTGCTGAAATAGCCACCAGTCCTGTCTCAAAATCTCTACCCTAAAATGCTGTGAAGCATGATGGGGATGCATGGATgagtgggaggaaaggaaagaaagggtgCTACAGCTATgtctcttcagagaaaaaatcACCAGTAGTGTTTCCAACAGTAGGAATGCCCATGTAAAATTTACTTGCTGTAAAAGGATGCCTGTGATCGTATTGTGTTTCCGTGTAACTAATTCAGTACATTGAGACTTGTCATACTGCTTCTTCAGTCTTGGGCACTAACACTGTGTGCTAGCCCTGAAAGTTGCAACATTTAATAATTTACAGCAAGAAAAGGAGATCAAGGGGGCATACTTCTAGAGGACTCAGATTGCATCCTGGAACCCTCTGCTGATGCACATGTAACCTGTGTGAACTACATACTTGGCTGCTCTGAGTTAAAGACCGGAGACATTCTTCACCCTCAAGTACTTCAACATATTTGTTGATGCTTTGACatgaattaaatgttttcagttccaattaagattaatttttttttttttgtctttgttttgcatGCCCTCAGCAGGAATCGCTGGgacttaaggaaaaaatagacatttttattgctgttcttTCCATTCCTAtttgaaacagtattttgtttATGCTATATTGGGACCAATATATCATAACAATTCCCAGATACACAATTTCTGTCATGTGCAACTTTGCTTGCATAAGGAATACTGCTAATGTTTTGGGGAATTTCCACGGTTGCTTTTGTAAGTGGAGGCTTTCATATTGATCCAAGGCCCTCTAAAGAAATCGCAGGGCTTAAATAACACCATCTTATCCACAGAAACCAATGCCATAACTAGATCCTATTTCAGTGTTGCCTTCTGTTTTAAATCATGTTGTAATACTCCTTGTAAAAATTTAATTCCACTGCAACCTGTGACTTGATAGCAGAATTAGCTGCTGGGTAAACCATTCAGTTAATTACTGAAACTGTGATCTCAAGCAGAAGAGCCAAGAAGGAATGCAAGATgagtggaaatattttaattaatgaacAAAAACTTATAGACTGGTCAAGGGAAGGGATAAGTTTTGAAGGACAAATGgcagcaatatatttttaattgcaagaaTAGGTGACCTCTGGTAAACCCTGTTACTCTGCTGTTGTAGGGGGTGTAGCCAGGCAATTCATTATGATATACATTGGTTGAAGCTTTGTATACACACCTTATTCAGAGCTTAAGTCTTCTGAATTCACTTTATTTTACTCCAGGTCCAGAGTATGAGCCAAAACCCCACAACGAAAGGTCTTCTAGAGGAATTTTTGTGATTTCCTcactctgccttcctccccatAGTGAGATTGACTGTGACTATCACAAATGGTTTGTGAAttggcttttgaaaatgaacCTCAGAAGCCGTGCTCCCTGCAGCACTTGTGCTCTGGTCAGTAGGTGCTAAACTTCTTGTTCCTACTACCTGTTCAAGGGCCCAAATCCCTGCTTGTCCCATCCTCCCTGCTTCTCTAGGGATTTGCTGTGATCATTTATCCTGTAACACCATCATGTCTTGATCATCTGGAGCTCTATATCATTCTGCAAGtcccaggtttttttttgtctgtgccCACGTGCGCAGCATGGGTGGCACGCGTGGTGCCCTTGACCAGGCATGCTGCCTTACCCCTGCCCTTCCACAGCAACAGTCCTCAACAGCCTCCTCGgccgtgctgctcccctgcGGTTTTCTGCCCTCTTAATCTTTCCTATTATCCTATATATTGGTACTTGTTGATACACAAGCATATACAGATGGATATGTATTCAGATAAAAATAGACGGATGCATGCATGCATCCATATTAACATTTATAAGAAATATGCATATTTGATAACCATTAGCTCTCAGTAagacagtaaaggaaaaaaaacacagtttATTCTCTGATGTATAATTTGCCAGTACTCAGACTCATCGAAGTGTGTTTCTGATCCcacttccctcttcctccctctcccacttGTATATAAATATGGAAACAAGATTTTGAAGCAATATAAATTGTAGCTACAGGATTTGTGTATGTGCGTGACCTTTGAAGGCTTTCTGGAAATGCTTGTTACTGCTTTAAGTGTGTGCATTTTCCTGACAGATTGAGGCTTGCTTCATGTCTGTCAGTTAAATACAACATAActggaaaataacagaaattatgACTGGAATAGTTGTAACaggcaatttaatttttttattttattttatgtaatataTGGATTAGTCATTGTGACCACCACTTGCTACAAAATTTGACGCTTCTCCTTTTCTCAGAAAGCATTGGGACGTTCCTTTATGCATTGATTTAAGCATTCATGTAACTTCCCTTTTCATCttagaaaaatatgtaatattatTCTTAAAATTATAATATATTAACTTGTGGCTTGTGTCAAACTGTTTTTGGCTAGGAATTAAGCCAGTTTAAACTGCTTAAGCACAAAAACACATTCCTGGATTGTTCTTAATAATTACATAAAACCGTTTTTATTCCATTAGttatagaattaaaaaataaacttggtTTCTGTTTAAAGGTTAGCTGATttagtgaagaaaagaaacattattgATGTTTGGGTAATTGAAACAATCAAGAGTGCAGCCAGGCACTTAAAATGAATGGTTTGTAGAAAGGTGTGATAATAGCAGCATAGCTGGGAGAAACATAATCTGTGGGAAAAGTCATTAGTGCAGCATTGTTTTTATGTTGTACCAAGATTATAAGCAGTAAAAATGTCACGCACTGTTCCCATAAGCAAGCTAATGCTTTGATGACAGTGGGTACACAAGAATCTGGAAATGTTGATTAAATTCAGAGCTTCGGCAGTTCCTGGTAACCAACGTGTTCTGGGGTTGATTTAGATTTCAGAGAACTATTATTACAtctgaatttctttatttttttttcctcctcattcaCAGTAGGCTTTATTCTGGGTAGAATGTAAATATCTGATTGTTGAAAAATCACTAGCACATATGTAGTCATCTTTTGAGCAACAAGAGATCATccttaaaaagcagaatgaagacagaaataacTTGTACAACCACCAGCATTAGTCACACGTAGCTCTTATATAATGCTTACGACTTCAATGAGCATGCTGGCAGCTGGGTTTCCTTCTAATATTTATTTGGAGAAGAAGTATCTATCTCAgttggcagaggaagaaaatgaagccaAGAGTTAAGGGGCATGCTGGGGGGGCACACAGCACTTAGCTAGCGAGAGCATTACAGCTAAGCAGTGTCCATCGTCATACATCGAACAAAGCCAACAGCAAAGTGGAGGTCTGTAGCAGTGTCTCCTCGTGTGCTTTCCGCACTCAACCCCTGGCATTTTGGATCCACTGTTTTTGAGGCAGAGTGAGTGAATGCTGCAGCACTTGTAGTTTTCCCTTTTGTTATCATAGGTGAGGAGGCATATTTCCTCTTCACTCTATTGTGCCTTGATGAAAAGGACACATAgcttgaaatactgaaaatggcttttcagCAGTTGAAAACAAGTATGTAGTAGGTTTAAGCTTGCCAGAACTCTTGAACATGTGTCTGTTAACCCTAGCACCAAGAGGAATGCACATGCGCTGATTTTCCTTTGTGGATTTGCCCACTATGCTGTGACTATGTAATGTATGAAAATGGGTGGGATTTTCTGGGAGATAAGCCATTTGTGTATGGGAATTTCCTTGTAATTGTTCAGTAATCATTCTGGCTGCTTTCTTTTGGCTTGATCCTGTTAGTTCATACAGATTGAATGTTTGTTCCCAACTGAACCACAAGACTATTAAATGGAATTGGAAGCACTCTGTGATCTCGTTCTGAAAGTTTATTTCTTGAGGCTGAAAAGAATTGCATTGTAATCAAGTTTTAGTCTTAATAAGTACAAGAAATCGGAGTACTTTAAGGGGACATTTTTATTCTTCGCTTATTGTTGTGTTTATAGACAGTGAATTATGTTATAGCTTGACTTATTCATAAGCACGTATTATGTTTTCcgttctttcttttcagaattacaCGTAACAAATgatgcagttttctttcattgGTGTTCTAAGATGAAATATTGGAGGGATAATTGTTAATGTCCCAGAGGATATTCAGGACTTGGTGATTTTTACAtgatttttagaataaaaaagtCAAACCAAAATATTGGAAAACTAGGACTCCAATTATCAAACAAAATTAAGATGACCTttgtttaagggaaaaaaaataaattacattactATTAAATGCACTATAAAATTGCTGTAAAATTAatacctttttaaaagaatcttATTTactggtgagggactgtttacaagggcatgtcGTGACAGAACAGGGGGTGATGGCTttgaactgaaagagggtagtTTTAGATTAgataggaagaaattctttcctgtgagggtgctgaggtaCCtgggaacaggtttcccagagaaattgtggatgctccctccctggaagtattcagagccaggttggatgaggctttgggcaacatggtctagtggagggtgtccctgcccatggcaggggggttggaactaggtgatctttaaggtcccttccaactcaaaccattctatgattctgtgatacttAATTTATTATAGAAGTCTAGAAACTAAATGAACGGTCCAGGGAAAACGGAGAGGAGATAATTATTTATAAGAATATAAGGTTGCACACACATAGCCATCTGGTACCAATTTTAAATcagaagtatttaatttcttttacttcatgCAGTGCAATTGTGGAACTTGTTGCCACAGGGTTTACAGAGGCCAAAATTATAATTGGGTTCAGAAAGGAATTGAGTGAGTTCATGGTAGGTAGATTCATAAGAGGATGCTAAACAATCTGGATGCAATCCAAGCACAAGTAGCCCCATTTTTTTGAGGATTTCTGGAAGATGGGAGGATTTAGGAGAAGTATCTATTTGTTTccaatattattatttttttaatagcattccTCTGTCACAAGGTGGACTTACATTTTCTCACaaacttgaaaatgtttgtaGTTGCACGTATGTGGAGTTACTGTTCTTTAGTTCTTCTCAACAGTTAAAGTTCTTTATAAGCATTGAATGCTTGTACCCTTACTCTCTGAGGTCACGTAGACTGATATGTAGAAAACTATTACTCAGAAAGATCTGATAATGCAAAATGAATAATATGTCtattatttgtttgctttaggATGCCGAGGCTTGTTTGACCACTCGTCACACAATGCAAGCTCAAAAGTAAAAGAGAGGAAACTACAAGGGCCTTGTCCTCCTGTTGGTCATGGAAACTATGGAAAACCATGTTTGAGTGGAAGCAGTCATAGGTCCCCATTTTTTAATCCCCGTAATGGTTTTCACACGATACATTCAGAGCACAGTCCTGTGAAGCCAAGGATTATTACAGTGGTGAAACCTGGTGGACACACACTCAGAAGGATAACCTTGCTTCTCAACAGGAGATCAGTTCAGACCTTCGAACAGCTGATGGCTGACATATCAGAAGCTCTGGGATTTCCACGCTGGAAGAATGACCGTGTGAGAAAGCTTTACAATCTgagaggcagagaaatccgAAGTGTTTCTGACTTCTTCAGGGAAGGTGATGCATTCATTGCTATGGGGAAGGAGCCCCTCACTTTGAAGAACCTGGAAGTGGTATTACAAGAACTTTATCCTGAAAATCCTTATGCTGCcagtgctgccattcagcagaACAAGGAGGAGTCCCAAAAACTGAAGAGCAGGCTGTATGACAAGGCTTCGAAAGTGGACAGTGGCTTTGATGAGACAGAAATTATGAAGAATTGCAGTGATGGCATGTCTCCCAAACTGGTAGCTGGACATGAAGGAAAAAGTCAAGCCAAgacaaagcaagaggaaaaaatgaaagccaaaaaaaaGTGGACTAGAGAGAGCTGGAGTGGTGAACAAGGGGTGAAGCCTTCTAGAAAAACCCGAGAAAGTGAGAGGTACCTTAACCATGAGAGGAGTCCTGAGGAGGGATTTGAAGAGAGTTCAGAGGAGGTGTTGAGGTGTGAGAAGTGTGAACAGGAAAGGCAGGCCAGACAAAAGTTACAAAGGGAAAGGCAGGCTGAGGCCTCATTTGAGAACAGAGACCTGGACACAGGTGCATGTCAGAGGTACcctggagaaagaaatgcaaaaatgagGCATTGCCGAAAATCTTCAGAAACTTGTTTGGAAGGTGAAGGAGTTGGTTGGAAAGATAATGGCTGTAGGAGGACATGGAAGCCCCTGCATAGGAATGCTAATGAAGGGCTGGAGAAGCAAAAAAGGGGCATTGAGAAGGAAAGGGATGTGGAGAAACATGAAATCCATGGGAAGGAATTAGTAAAAATCAAGAAGAATGCTGTAGAAGGGCTGCAACTAACTCAGGAAGTGAAGGAAGAGAATGGAAGTAGCTGCGTAATGAACCAAAGTGGTTGGCTAAAGAAAGACACTCCAAGGGATGCTGAAAAACCATCTAAAACACAtagggagggcagagagggacaaAGGGCTAAAGAGGAGGGTGCCAGAAGAGAGGGGAATATCATGCGTAGAGAGAGTGACATGACGCGACGAGAAAAAACAGGGGAGCGCAGAGcgaacaaagaagaaaacagggcTCAGGGATTGGAAAACACAAGCCGCAGGCATGCCATTAAAAACAGAACTGATGTGGAAAAACACTATGAGATTGGCAGAACTATTGGGGATGGAAACTTTGCAGTGGTGAAGGAATGTCGCCACTGTGACTCCAATCAGATCTATGCCATGAAAATTGTTGATAAGTCCAAGCTGAAGGGGAAAGAGGACATGATGGAAAGTGAAATTCTGATCATTAGGAGTCTCTCTCATCCCAATATAGTAAGCTTAATTGAAGTGTATGAGACAGAAGCTGAGATCTACCTAATCCTAGAGTATGTCCCAGGAGGGGACTTATTTGATGCAATCATAGAAAGTGTGAAGTTCACGGAGCATGATGCTGCTGTCATGATCACTGACCTGTGTGAAGCACTGGTTTATATTCACAGCAAGAATATTGTCC comes from Grus americana isolate bGruAme1 chromosome 2, bGruAme1.mat, whole genome shotgun sequence and encodes:
- the DCLK3 gene encoding serine/threonine-protein kinase DCLK3 isoform X2; the encoded protein is MPAAAPPPLHPVAGSCCPYGHCPGCRGLFDHSSHNASSKVKERKLQGPCPPVGHGNYGKPCLSGSSHRSPFFNPRNGFHTIHSEHSPVKPRIITVVKPGGHTLRRITLLLNRRSVQTFEQLMADISEALGFPRWKNDRVRKLYNLRGREIRSVSDFFREGDAFIAMGKEPLTLKNLEVVLQELYPENPYAASAAIQQNKEESQKLKSRLYDKASKVDSGFDETEIMKNCSDGMSPKLVAGHEGKSQAKTKQEEKMKAKKKWTRESWSGEQGVKPSRKTRESERYLNHERSPEEGFEESSEEVLRCEKCEQERQARQKLQRERQAEASFENRDLDTGACQRYPGERNAKMRHCRKSSETCLEGEGVGWKDNGCRRTWKPLHRNANEGLEKQKRGIEKERDVEKHEIHGKELVKIKKNAVEGLQLTQEVKEENGSSCVMNQSGWLKKDTPRDAEKPSKTHREGREGQRAKEEGARREGNIMRRESDMTRREKTGERRANKEENRAQGLENTSRRHAIKNRTDVEKHYEIGRTIGDGNFAVVKECRHCDSNQIYAMKIVDKSKLKGKEDMMESEILIIRSLSHPNIVSLIEVYETEAEIYLILEYVPGGDLFDAIIESVKFTEHDAAVMITDLCEALVYIHSKNIVHRDLKPENLLVQHNADKSTTLKLADFGLAKQVTKPIFTVCGTPTYVAPEILAEKGYGLEVDMWAAGVILYILLCGFPPFRSQERDQEELFQIIQLGHYEFLSPYWDNISAAKDLITRLLIVDPQKRYTARQVLQHPWIRTAGKTNSRNLQREVTINIERHFRAQRRKEVADKDT
- the DCLK3 gene encoding serine/threonine-protein kinase DCLK3 isoform X1; translated protein: MPAAAPPPLHPVAGSCCPYGHCPGCRGLFDHSSHNASSKVKERKLQGPCPPVGHGNYGKPCLSGSSHRSPFFNPRNGFHTIHSEHSPVKPRIITVVKPGGHTLRRITLLLNRRSVQTFEQLMADISEALGFPRWKNDRVRKLYNLRGREIRSVSDFFREGDAFIAMGKEPLTLKNLEVVLQELYPENPYAASAAIQQNKEESQKLKSRLYDKASKVDSGFDETEIMKNCSDGMSPKLVAGHEGKSQAKTKQEEKMKAKKKWTRESWSGEQGVKPSRKTRESERYLNHERSPEEGFEESSEEVLRCEKCEQERQARQKLQRERQAEASFENRDLDTGACQRYPGERNAKMRHCRKSSETCLEGEGVGWKDNGCRRTWKPLHRNANEGLEKQKRGIEKERDVEKHEIHGKELVKIKKNAVEGLQLTQEVKEENGSSCVMNQSGWLKKDTPRDAEKPSKTHREGREGQRAKEEGARREGNIMRRESDMTRREKTGERRANKEENRAQGLENTSRRHAIKNRTDVEKHYEIGRTIGDGNFAVVKECRHCDSNQIYAMKIVDKSKLKGKEDMMESEILIIRSLSHPNIVSLIEVYETEAEIYLILEYVPGGDLFDAIIESVKFTEHDAAVMITDLCEALVYIHSKNIVHRDLKPENLLVQHNADKSTTLKLADFGLAKQVTKPIFTVCGTPTYVAPEILAEKGYGLEVDMWAAGVILYILLCGFPPFRSQERDQEELFQIIQLGHYEFLSPYWDNISAAAKDLITRLLIVDPQKRYTARQVLQHPWIRTAGKTNSRNLQREVTINIERHFRAQRRKEVADKDT